A single region of the Myripristis murdjan chromosome 3, fMyrMur1.1, whole genome shotgun sequence genome encodes:
- the rhoua gene encoding ras homolog family member Ua, producing MPPQGDGNYKPAAVSPAPPVPPRRLRSRDRGSGRARRSAGAGGGERRVKCVLVGDGAVGKTSLVVSYTTNGYPTEYVPTAFDNFSAMVSVDGQPVKLQLCDTAGQDEFDKLRPLCYTNADVFLLCFSVVSPASFQNVPEKWVPEIRRHAPLAPLVLVGTQCDLREDVKVLIDLAKYRERPVQPSDAQDCATEIGAVAYMECSSLTQKNLKEVFDTAILASLQNQNSHKRPGGKQKRKKQQRQTPDKMKSLSKSWWKRYCCVA from the exons ATGCCTCCGCAGGGCGATGGGAACTACAAACCAGCGGCGGTGTCCCCTGCTCCCCCTGTCCCGCCGAGGAGGCTCCGGAGCCGGGACCGGGGCTCCGGCAGGGCTCGGCGGTCTGCGGGAGCCGGAGGAGGGGAGCGGCGGGTGAAATGTGTGCTGGTCGGGGACGGAGCGGTGGGGAAAACCAGCCTGGTGGTCAGCTACACCACCAACGGGTATCCCACCGAATATGTGCCCACCGCTTTTGACAACTTCTCAG CGATGGTATCAGTGGATGGGCAGCCGGTCAAACTACAGCTCTGTGACACTGCTGGACAG GATGAGTTTGACAAGCTGCGTCCTCTGTGCTACACCAATGCCGATGTCTTCCTGCTGTGCTTCAGCGTGGTTAGCCCCGCCTCTTTCCAGAACGTTCCTGAGAAGTGGGTTCCGGAGATCCGCAGACACGCCCCCCTCGCCCCGCTGGTCCTCGTCGGGACGCAGTGTGACCTCAGAGAAGATGTCAAG GTGCTCATTGACCTGGCAAAGTACCGGGAGCGGCCCGTACAGCCAAGCGACGCCCAGGACTGTGCAACAGAGATCGGCGCTGTGGCCTACATGGAGTGCTCCTCCCTGACCCAGAAGAACCTGAAGGAGGTGTTTGACACGGCCATCCTGGCCAGCCTGCAGAACCAAAACTCCCATAAGCGCCCGGGAGGGAAACAGAAacgaaaaaaacagcaaaggcaAACACCGGACAAGATGAAGAGTCTCTCTAAGTCCTGGTGGAAAAGGTACTGTTGTGTGGCCTAG
- the pdcd2 gene encoding programmed cell death protein 2, with protein sequence MASSGSAAAEVVLGFLEEAEPWQLQSSQFPSKVGGRPAWLSQRDLPSLPGLECDICRLPLAFLLQVYAPVSGQDRSFHRTLFVFCCKTPDCYTHNNSRCMKVFRSQLPRKNEFYSYNPPSEDEPPSDPEPDPSVLPVSGVKLCWVCGCPGSKACSRCHTVTYCGKHHQALHWKHTHKRECGSQASSTVTASPFLFPESELVTEPEEEDEEVEEEGGATEDKREEESAQRSPDCPSLSEALAETDLEEMAMHETEDNKVFQRFKKRIAPEPHQVLRYSRGGSPLWVSSQHVPSDHDIPPCTCGSKRTFEFQVMPQLLNSLCVDSTGTSIDWGTLAIYTCAVSCNHDNHYCPEFIWKQDFTSEQHI encoded by the exons ATGGCCAGCAGCGGCTCCGCGGCGGCAGAGGTGGTCCTcggctttctggaggaagcggAGCCGTGGCAGCTGCAGAGCTCGCAGTTCCCCAGTAAAGTCGGGGGGAGGCCGGCGTGGCTGAGCCAGAGGGACCTGCCCTCCCTGCCCGGGCTGGAGTGTGACATCTGCCGCCTGCCTCTGGCCTtcctcctgcag GTGTACGCACCAGTCTCTGGCCAGGACAGAAGCTTCCACAGAACGCTGTTTGTGTTCTGCTGCAAGACCCCAGACTgctacacacacaacaacagccgCTGTATGAAAG TATTCCGAAGCCAGCTACCGAGGAAGAATGAGTTCTACTCCTACAACCCTCCATCAG AGGATGAGCCACCCAGTGAtcctgaacccgacccgagtGTGTTGCCTGTCTCCGGGGTGAAGCTGTGTTGGGTGTGTGGTTGCCCCGGCAGCAAAGCCTGCTCCCGCTGCCACACCGTCACCTACTGTGGCAAGCACCACCAGGCCCtccactggaaacacacacacaagagggaGTGTGGCagtcaag CTTCCTCCACCGTCACTGCCTCTCCATTTCTCTTCCCCGAGTCTGAGCTGGTCACTGAGCCcgaagaggaagacgaggaggtggaggaggagggaggagcgaCGGAGgacaaaagagaggaggagagtgctCAGAGAAGTCCAGACTGCCCTTCCCTATCAGAAG CCCTGGCAGAGACAGACCTGGAGGAGATGGCCATGCACGAGACCGAGGACAACAAAGTGTTCCAGCGCTTTAAAAAGAGGATCGCTCCAGAGCCGCACCAG GTGCTGCGTTACAGTCGGGGGGGCTCTCCCCTCTGGGTCTCCTCTCAACACGTCCCCTCTGACCACGATATCCCACCATGCACCTGCGGCAGCAAGAGGACCTTTGAGTTCCAG gtgatGCCTCAGCTGTTAAACAGTCTGTGTGTGGACTCAACAGGCACCAGCATTGACTGGGGGACACTCGCTATCTACACCTGTGCTGTGAGCTGTAACCATGACAACCACTACTGCCCCGAGTTCATCTGGAAGCAGGACTTCACTTCAGAGCAACACATATAG
- the tbp gene encoding TATA-box-binding protein isoform X2, with amino-acid sequence MDQNNSIPPFQGLASPQGAMTPGMPIFSPMMPYGSGLTPQPVQNTNSLSILEEQQRQQQQQQQQAQQAQQANTGPGTSGQTPQLFHSQTVGGSTTTALPGSTSLYATPLTPMTPITPATPASESSGIVPQLQNIVSTVNLGCKLDLKTIALRARNAEYNPKRFAAVIMRIREPRTTALIFSSGKMVCTGAKSEEQSRLAARKYARVVQKLGFPAKFLDFKIQNMVGSCDVKFPIRLEGLVLTHQQFSSYEPELFPGLIYRMIKPRIVLLIFVSGKVVLTGAKVRGEIYEAFENIYPILKGFRKTT; translated from the exons atggaCCAGAACAACAGCATACCGCCCTTCCAGGGCCTGGCCTCCCCGCAG GGTGCCATGACCCCAGGCATGCCAATCTTCAGTCCCATGATGCCGTACGGCTCAGGCCTGACGCCCCAGCCAGTCCAAAACACCAACAGTTTGTCTATTCTGGAGGAACAACagcgacagcagcagcaacagcaacagcaggcaCAGCAGGCACAGCAGGCCAACACAG GACCAGGGACGTCCGGACAGACCCCTCAGCTCTTCCATTCCCAGACTGTAGGGGGCTCCACCACCACAGCACTCCCAGGGAGCACTTCACTGTACGCAACCCCGCTGACGCCCATGACCCCCATCACACCCGCCACGCCAGCCTCAGAGAGCTCTGGCATCGTGCCGCAACTACA gaACATAGTATCTACTGTGAACCTGGGCTGTAAGCTGGACCTCAAAACTATCGCTCTGAGAGCCAGGAATGCAGAGTACAACCCCAAG CGTTTTGCTGCGGTCATCATGAGAATACGAGAGCCCAGGACCACTGCTCTCATCTTCAGCTCTGGAAAGATGGTCTGCACTGGGGCCAAGAG TGAGGAGCAGTCAAGGCTAGCTGCCAGAAAATACGCCCGGGTCGTGCAGAAGCTGGGTTTCCCTGCCAAGTTCCTGGACTTTAAGATTCAGAACATGGTGGGCAGCTGTGACGTCAAGTTCCCCATTCGGCTGGAGGGACTGGTCCTCACTCACCAACAGTTCAGCAG CTATGAGCCTGAGCTGTTTCCAGGGCTGATTTACAGAATGATCAAACCCAGAATTGTCCTTCTCATTTTTGTCTCTGGGAAGGTTGTACTGACAG gtgCGAAGGTGAGAGGAGAGATCTACGAGGCATTTGAGAACATCTACCCCATCCTGAAAGGTTTCCGCAAGACAACGTAG
- the tbp gene encoding TATA-box-binding protein isoform X1: MDQNNSIPPFQGLASPQGAMTPGMPIFSPMMPYGSGLTPQPVQNTNSLSILEEQQRQQQQQQQQAQQAQQANTAGPGTSGQTPQLFHSQTVGGSTTTALPGSTSLYATPLTPMTPITPATPASESSGIVPQLQNIVSTVNLGCKLDLKTIALRARNAEYNPKRFAAVIMRIREPRTTALIFSSGKMVCTGAKSEEQSRLAARKYARVVQKLGFPAKFLDFKIQNMVGSCDVKFPIRLEGLVLTHQQFSSYEPELFPGLIYRMIKPRIVLLIFVSGKVVLTGAKVRGEIYEAFENIYPILKGFRKTT, encoded by the exons atggaCCAGAACAACAGCATACCGCCCTTCCAGGGCCTGGCCTCCCCGCAG GGTGCCATGACCCCAGGCATGCCAATCTTCAGTCCCATGATGCCGTACGGCTCAGGCCTGACGCCCCAGCCAGTCCAAAACACCAACAGTTTGTCTATTCTGGAGGAACAACagcgacagcagcagcaacagcaacagcaggcaCAGCAGGCACAGCAGGCCAACACAG CAGGACCAGGGACGTCCGGACAGACCCCTCAGCTCTTCCATTCCCAGACTGTAGGGGGCTCCACCACCACAGCACTCCCAGGGAGCACTTCACTGTACGCAACCCCGCTGACGCCCATGACCCCCATCACACCCGCCACGCCAGCCTCAGAGAGCTCTGGCATCGTGCCGCAACTACA gaACATAGTATCTACTGTGAACCTGGGCTGTAAGCTGGACCTCAAAACTATCGCTCTGAGAGCCAGGAATGCAGAGTACAACCCCAAG CGTTTTGCTGCGGTCATCATGAGAATACGAGAGCCCAGGACCACTGCTCTCATCTTCAGCTCTGGAAAGATGGTCTGCACTGGGGCCAAGAG TGAGGAGCAGTCAAGGCTAGCTGCCAGAAAATACGCCCGGGTCGTGCAGAAGCTGGGTTTCCCTGCCAAGTTCCTGGACTTTAAGATTCAGAACATGGTGGGCAGCTGTGACGTCAAGTTCCCCATTCGGCTGGAGGGACTGGTCCTCACTCACCAACAGTTCAGCAG CTATGAGCCTGAGCTGTTTCCAGGGCTGATTTACAGAATGATCAAACCCAGAATTGTCCTTCTCATTTTTGTCTCTGGGAAGGTTGTACTGACAG gtgCGAAGGTGAGAGGAGAGATCTACGAGGCATTTGAGAACATCTACCCCATCCTGAAAGGTTTCCGCAAGACAACGTAG
- the psmc3 gene encoding 26S proteasome regulatory subunit 6A, whose protein sequence is MASLSDKSVWDEVEDGIGEEVLKMSTEEIVQRTRLLDSEIKIMKSEVLRVTHELQAMKDKIKENTEKIKVNKTLPYLVSNVIELLDVDPNDQEEDGANIDLDSQRKGKCAVIKTSTRQTYFLPVIGLVDAEKLKPGDLVGVNKDSYLILETLPTEYDSRVKAMEVDERPTEQYSDIGGLDKQIQELVEAIVLPMNHKEKFENLGIQPPKGVLMYGPPGTGKTLLARACAAQTKATFLKLAGPQLVQMFIGDGAKLVRDAFALAKEKAPSIIFIDELDAIGTKRFDSEKAGDREVQRTMLELLNQLDGFQPNVQVKVIAATNRVDILDPALLRSGRLDRKIEFPMPNEEARARIMQIHSRKMNVSPDVNYEELARCTDDFNGAQCKAVCVEAGMIALRRGATELNHEDYMEGILEVQAKKKANLQYYA, encoded by the exons ATGGCGTCGCTGAGTGACAAATCAGTTTGGGACGAGGTGGAGGATGGAATCGGTGAAGAAGTGTTGAAAATGTCCACGGAGGAGATCGTCCAGCGGACCCGACTGCTGGACAGCGAGATCAAGATCATGAAGAGCGAGGTGCTGCGGGTCACACACGAACTGCAGGCCATGAAGGACAAAATCAAGGAAAACACCGAGAAGATCAAAGTGAACAAAACGCTGCCGTACCTGGTGTCCAATGTCATCGAGCTGCTGGACGTCGACCCAAACGACCAGGAGGAGGACGGGGCCAACATCGACCTGGACtcccagaggaaaggaaagtgCGCCGTCATTAAAACCTCCACCAGACAGACCTACTTCCTGCCCGTGATCGGCCTGGTGGACGCCGAGAAGCTGAAGCCTGGCGACCTGGTGGGGGTCAACAAAGACTCCTACCTCATCCTGGAGACCCTTCCCACCGAGTACGACTCCAGGGTCAAGGCCATGGAGGTGGATGAGCGTCCCACGGAGCAGTACAGCGACATAGGAGGCCTGGACAAGCAGATCCAGGAGCTGGTGGAGGCCATCGTGCTGCCCATGAACCACAAGGAGAAGTTTGAGAACCTGGGGATCCAGCCGCCGAAAGGGGTGCTCATGTACGGGCCGCCGGGCACCGGGAAGACCCTGCTCGCCAGGGCCTGTGCCGCCCAAACCAAGGCCACCTTCCTGAAGCTGGCCGGCCCCCAGCTGGTCCAGATGTTCATCGGTGACGGTGCCAAGCTGGTGAGAGACGCCTTCGCCCTGGCCAAAGAGAAAGCCCCGTCCATCATCTTCATAGACGAGCTGGACGCCATCGGCACCAAAAGGTTTGACAGCGAGAAGGCAGGCGACAGAGAGGTGCAGAGGACCATGCTGGAGCTCCTCAACCAGCTCGATGGCTTTCAGCCCAACGTGCAGGTCAAG gtgaTTGCTGCTACCAACAGAGTGGACATCCTGGACCCGGCGCTGCTCCGCTCGGGCCGTCTGGACAGGAAGATCGAGTTCCCCATGCCGAACGAGGAGGCCCGAGCTCGCATCATGCAGATCCACTCGCGCAAGATGAACGTCAGTCCCGACGTGAACTACGAGGAGCTGGCCCGCTGCACCGACGACTTCAACGGAGCGCAGTGCAAGGCTGTGTGCGTGGAGGCCGGCATGATCGCACTGCGTCGCGGCGCCACGGAGCTGAACCACGAGGATTACATGGAGGGAATCCTGGAGGTCCAGGCCAAGAAGAAAGCCAACCTGCAGTACTACGCCTGA